One segment of Fimbriiglobus ruber DNA contains the following:
- a CDS encoding AAA family ATPase — MRMIIAPEFYQQMLQMPYHTPDCFVRPGEYLHHMYIDGVKYTVAPAVVDCLTDAESKGDAEAINHLRLHKLHYDMLLADAERYGSLDGVTLLGDPPPNEDDAPPAGNQFAPRVPTAWEDLGLGMSSLFDMILRALFNRGQLTGGEIANALLVPFSVVGPILLQMRKQTLVDIIGQKGSSGDASLVYEIKPPKGTAALQEALDKTNYVGPCPVPFADYVESVLAQTVKKMIVTRRTIRRAFEDLIITDASLNEIGPAINSAASIFFFGYPGNGKTSVAERITRLMGDTVYVPYAIEANGQIIKVYDQILHTPIKEDAPLDGFDGLLKKGGDFDRRFIKIKRPTIVVGGELVMPMLDLKYNPIGKFYEAPLQMKANGGIFMIDDFGRQQLRPMDLLNRWIVPLEKKYDYLTTITGTKIEVPFDQILIFSTNLDPTQLADEAFLRRIKFKIEIRDPDEGQYRQIWELVCNGRKVEHDPRGVDYLIDKWYRPIKRPFRMCQPRDILDQMISIAKYNMERVNFSPDLIDAACETYFISTEKRDFGAKVRLE; from the coding sequence ATGCGGATGATTATTGCGCCGGAATTTTACCAGCAAATGCTCCAGATGCCGTACCACACGCCGGACTGCTTCGTCCGGCCGGGTGAGTACCTGCACCACATGTACATCGACGGGGTCAAATACACCGTCGCCCCGGCCGTGGTCGACTGCCTGACGGACGCCGAGTCCAAGGGCGACGCCGAAGCCATCAACCACCTCCGCCTACACAAACTCCACTACGACATGCTGCTGGCGGACGCCGAGCGGTACGGCAGCCTGGACGGCGTCACCCTGCTCGGCGACCCACCGCCGAACGAGGACGACGCCCCGCCCGCCGGCAACCAGTTCGCCCCTCGCGTCCCGACCGCGTGGGAAGACCTCGGGCTCGGGATGTCGTCCCTGTTCGACATGATCCTCCGGGCCCTGTTCAACCGCGGTCAACTCACCGGGGGCGAGATCGCGAACGCCCTTTTGGTCCCGTTCTCGGTCGTTGGCCCGATCCTTCTTCAGATGCGCAAGCAGACGCTGGTCGACATTATCGGTCAGAAGGGGTCGAGCGGGGACGCCTCGCTCGTCTACGAGATCAAGCCGCCGAAGGGCACGGCCGCCCTTCAGGAAGCGCTGGACAAGACGAACTACGTCGGCCCGTGCCCGGTCCCGTTCGCCGATTACGTGGAAAGCGTACTGGCCCAGACGGTCAAAAAGATGATCGTCACCCGGCGGACCATCCGCAGGGCGTTCGAAGACCTCATCATCACCGACGCCTCGCTGAACGAGATCGGGCCGGCGATCAACTCGGCCGCCAGCATCTTTTTCTTCGGCTACCCGGGCAACGGGAAGACGAGTGTGGCCGAGCGGATCACCCGGCTCATGGGGGACACCGTGTACGTCCCGTACGCGATTGAGGCGAACGGGCAGATCATCAAGGTGTACGACCAGATCCTGCACACCCCGATCAAGGAGGACGCCCCGCTCGACGGCTTCGACGGGTTGCTCAAGAAGGGGGGCGACTTCGACCGCCGGTTCATCAAGATCAAGCGGCCGACGATCGTGGTCGGGGGCGAGTTGGTGATGCCGATGCTCGACCTGAAGTACAACCCGATCGGCAAGTTCTACGAGGCCCCGTTGCAGATGAAGGCGAACGGCGGGATCTTCATGATCGACGACTTCGGCCGCCAGCAGCTCCGCCCGATGGACCTGCTTAACCGGTGGATCGTCCCGCTGGAGAAGAAGTACGACTACCTGACCACGATCACGGGGACGAAGATCGAGGTGCCGTTCGACCAGATCCTGATCTTCTCGACCAACCTCGACCCCACGCAGCTCGCGGACGAGGCGTTCCTCCGGCGGATCAAGTTCAAGATCGAGATCCGCGACCCGGACGAGGGCCAGTACCGCCAGATCTGGGAACTCGTGTGCAACGGCCGGAAGGTCGAGCACGACCCCCGGGGCGTCGACTACCTGATCGACAAGTGGTACCGCCCGATCAAACGGCCGTTCCGCATGTGCCAGCCGCGGGACATCCTGGACCAGATGATCTCGATCGCCAAGTACAACATGGAGCGGGTGAACTTCAGCCCCGACTTGATCGACGCCGCCTGCGAGACTTACTTCATCAGCACCGAGAAGCGGGACTTCGGGGCCAAGGTCCGACTGGAGTAG
- a CDS encoding LptF/LptG family permease, giving the protein MIPTTLDRVLLLNYIRSYAIVLACLLSLYVIVDLFTNLDDFSKQSFAENAAHIGRYYSTRVSQIFDRMSEAITLIGAMFTIAWMQRNNELLPQLSAGISTRRVIRPVLYGCAVTLALGPLNQEFVIPEIADELQTPRDDPKKEKVVEVRGEFDSTKIHIEGAAGFRNERRVIGLYVTFPESNTNRVTHLTAREAVYIPFEQGVPLSGGWELRQTTADLPAPLPEHLEQITFGKYFLHTREVDFESLTRNGNWYLFARTPELRSMLAKAESQRRQPSIAVEYHTRIARPLVGAILVLMGLSIILQDQNRHVFINTGMCLGLCVVFYVALLGAKYLGTNDFLSPALAAWMPVLIFGPISLAMFDAIHT; this is encoded by the coding sequence GTGATCCCGACCACGCTCGACCGCGTCCTGCTACTGAACTACATCCGGTCGTACGCCATCGTGCTGGCGTGCCTCCTGAGCCTGTACGTCATCGTCGACCTGTTCACCAACCTGGACGACTTCAGCAAGCAGTCGTTCGCCGAGAACGCGGCCCACATCGGGCGGTATTACAGCACCCGGGTGTCGCAGATCTTCGACCGGATGAGCGAGGCGATCACGCTCATCGGGGCGATGTTCACCATCGCGTGGATGCAGCGGAACAACGAACTCCTGCCGCAGCTGTCGGCCGGCATCTCGACCCGCCGGGTCATCCGCCCGGTTCTGTACGGGTGTGCCGTGACGCTCGCCCTGGGGCCGCTGAACCAGGAATTCGTCATCCCCGAAATCGCCGACGAACTCCAGACCCCGCGGGACGACCCGAAGAAGGAGAAGGTGGTCGAGGTCCGCGGCGAGTTCGACTCGACCAAAATTCACATCGAGGGGGCGGCCGGGTTCCGGAACGAGCGGCGGGTGATCGGCCTGTACGTCACCTTCCCCGAGTCGAACACGAACCGCGTCACGCACCTGACGGCCCGGGAGGCGGTGTACATCCCGTTCGAGCAGGGGGTTCCGCTGTCCGGCGGCTGGGAACTCCGGCAGACGACCGCGGACCTCCCGGCCCCGCTGCCGGAGCACCTCGAACAAATCACCTTCGGCAAGTATTTCCTGCACACGCGGGAGGTCGACTTCGAGTCCCTGACGCGGAACGGGAACTGGTACCTGTTCGCCCGGACGCCTGAACTGCGGTCGATGCTGGCCAAGGCGGAATCGCAGCGGCGGCAGCCGAGCATCGCGGTGGAGTACCACACCCGGATTGCCCGCCCGCTGGTCGGCGCGATTCTGGTCCTCATGGGCCTGTCGATCATCCTCCAGGACCAGAACCGGCACGTGTTCATCAACACCGGGATGTGTCTGGGGCTGTGCGTCGTCTTCTACGTCGCCCTCCTGGGGGCCAAGTACCTCGGGACGAACGACTTCCTGAGCCCCGCGCTGGCCGCGTGGATGCCGGTCCTCATCTTCGGCCCGATCTCCCTCGCCATGTTCGACGCGATCCACACGTAG
- a CDS encoding four helix bundle protein: MAFAFEKLIVYQKAIDFADRVCQLTEQFPRGYGFLVDQLNRASLSIAANIAEGNGRFTKPDRKNFFGIARGSVQECVPLLELARHRQLVNDTIHAEMKDRLEEIARMLSGLINGLENRQV; the protein is encoded by the coding sequence ATGGCTTTCGCCTTCGAGAAACTGATCGTTTATCAGAAGGCAATCGACTTCGCCGATCGCGTTTGCCAACTCACCGAACAGTTTCCCCGCGGTTACGGCTTTCTCGTCGACCAACTCAATCGGGCGTCACTCTCCATCGCCGCGAACATTGCTGAAGGCAATGGTCGGTTCACCAAGCCCGATCGCAAGAACTTCTTCGGTATCGCTCGTGGCTCAGTGCAGGAGTGTGTCCCGCTGTTGGAACTGGCGCGACACCGGCAACTCGTAAACGACACAATCCATGCGGAAATGAAAGATCGGCTGGAAGAGATCGCCCGAATGCTTTCCGGCCTGATTAACGGCCTGGAAAACCGCCAGGTGTGA
- a CDS encoding DUF4058 family protein, producing the protein MPLRDHFRPPVSRSVSWEGFHASWPMAIVQNLGQHLPQNFVAEPRVHLGTYCESAHLSPELQANCEPDFEVLEQTNPANTTASLTHPVPLKIFDVKIPDQYAYEMLVFDTEYDRELVAAVEFVSPANKVTSAARQLFVARCFNLLSRGVSLSIIDLVTICPFSLYSELLALLNCTDPEFSDSSPVYAIACRKRQVGQNTKLDTWSSRLVIGQPLPTLPVWLTETQSVPLNLEASYEETCRSLRIR; encoded by the coding sequence GTGCCACTACGCGACCACTTCCGTCCGCCGGTGTCCAGAAGCGTGTCGTGGGAAGGATTCCATGCCAGCTGGCCGATGGCGATTGTGCAAAATCTCGGGCAACATCTTCCTCAAAATTTCGTGGCGGAGCCCCGAGTTCATCTCGGAACCTACTGTGAGAGTGCCCACCTCTCACCAGAATTGCAGGCAAATTGCGAACCGGATTTTGAAGTTCTCGAACAGACAAATCCCGCGAACACGACCGCTTCATTGACTCACCCCGTACCGCTCAAAATCTTTGATGTGAAGATCCCGGACCAGTACGCCTACGAAATGCTTGTGTTCGATACCGAATACGACCGCGAATTGGTGGCTGCCGTCGAGTTTGTCAGCCCGGCGAACAAAGTCACATCCGCGGCTCGTCAGCTCTTCGTCGCCAGGTGTTTCAACTTGCTCAGTCGTGGTGTCAGTCTCTCAATCATCGATTTGGTAACGATTTGCCCGTTCAGCCTGTACTCCGAGCTACTCGCACTACTGAACTGTACCGATCCGGAATTTAGTGACTCATCGCCCGTCTACGCTATTGCCTGTCGCAAGCGACAAGTCGGCCAGAATACCAAGCTCGATACCTGGTCGTCCCGGCTCGTAATCGGGCAACCACTTCCAACTCTCCCGGTCTGGTTGACAGAAACGCAGTCCGTACCTCTCAACCTCGAAGCGAGCTACGAGGAGACCTGCCGGTCACTTCGGATTCGATGA
- a CDS encoding DUF2306 domain-containing protein translates to MRRSHLATIVRWLAALLILRVLVAILANYSDYFPPNFDSLFLEGRETRFVGSYPPAFYVHIFSGPFVLLNGLILMSETVRRRYGGLHRYLGRIQVAVLLAIMLPSSVVISRHAFGGWPAGLSFLALSAATATCAVAGVVAADRHRFDLHRWCMLRCYVLICSAVTLRLISGAAGLIGVPNAEGAYIAAAWSSWLIPLALCTIVERLTTRRPAADMNVRKREPYPSNFIEA, encoded by the coding sequence TTGAGACGTAGCCACCTGGCGACGATCGTTCGCTGGCTCGCGGCCCTGTTGATCCTGCGGGTACTGGTCGCGATTTTGGCGAACTACTCCGATTACTTTCCGCCGAATTTCGACTCGCTCTTCCTTGAGGGCCGCGAGACGAGGTTCGTCGGCTCCTATCCGCCGGCGTTCTACGTCCACATCTTTTCCGGCCCGTTCGTGCTACTCAACGGGCTGATCCTGATGAGCGAAACAGTTCGCCGTCGGTACGGCGGGCTGCACCGGTATCTGGGCCGAATTCAAGTCGCGGTGTTGCTGGCGATCATGTTGCCGAGCAGTGTCGTCATATCGCGGCACGCGTTTGGTGGTTGGCCAGCGGGGCTGAGCTTTCTCGCGCTGTCGGCAGCAACGGCGACCTGTGCCGTGGCCGGCGTCGTTGCCGCCGACCGCCACCGTTTCGACTTGCACAGATGGTGTATGCTCCGCTGTTATGTTCTGATCTGTTCGGCTGTGACCCTTCGTCTGATTTCGGGGGCCGCGGGGTTGATCGGGGTGCCAAACGCCGAAGGAGCGTACATTGCCGCCGCCTGGAGCAGTTGGCTGATCCCGCTGGCATTGTGTACGATCGTTGAACGGTTGACGACACGTCGGCCGGCGGCCGACATGAACGTTAGAAAGCGAGAGCCGTACCCGTCGAATTTCATAGAGGCGTGA
- a CDS encoding PrsW family glutamic-type intramembrane protease has protein sequence MPISVQCPACGRGHKAPERAAGRTVACINCGGPMTVPAAEPIDLASIVLQDDPPPPEAEPEVPPAVVHKPEEDGYAFADSPPDPEPAPVAEEPPPPPSPRPKPLKKKPKPVDLASLPPLTSNDPPPWRRHLHWLLVLALVPLFVSLLSKSDDAPFIQRFIESAEQESPPERERILSRLDLDDSLDDQLSLLPRQRLRGAFLGRNSKAHWLIAGLTIVVYMAFFMFLASGGSAKPVQVLLVGLFTSTVGVGFLLLIQILAAVAGGGMIVRGGILTLILFVFKLIAFSYNAALDPENGFLLSFLGFTLGVGLLEEFVKSVALFWHRAAAEGRGWRGLFIWGLASGAGFGIAEGIMYSGNYYNGISGPGIYVVRFLSCVALHAIWSGSVAIFLYQKRDLFGAVDHWYEWIFPTLFVIAVPVLLHGLYDTCLKKEMNAVALLVAFASFGYLAFLFSRLQSVDDRIANKAMLREYERRKAMMT, from the coding sequence ATGCCGATTTCCGTTCAATGTCCCGCGTGCGGGAGAGGTCACAAGGCGCCGGAGCGGGCGGCGGGTCGAACGGTCGCGTGCATAAACTGCGGCGGCCCAATGACGGTCCCCGCCGCGGAGCCGATCGACCTGGCCAGCATCGTGCTGCAAGACGATCCGCCACCCCCGGAAGCCGAGCCGGAAGTGCCTCCCGCCGTCGTCCACAAGCCGGAGGAAGACGGGTATGCGTTCGCGGATTCGCCACCCGATCCGGAGCCGGCACCCGTCGCCGAGGAACCACCCCCGCCGCCCAGCCCGCGACCCAAGCCGCTTAAGAAGAAGCCCAAGCCCGTCGACCTGGCGAGCCTCCCGCCGCTGACGTCGAACGACCCGCCGCCCTGGCGGCGGCACTTACACTGGCTCCTCGTCCTGGCGCTGGTCCCGCTCTTCGTCTCACTCCTTTCAAAATCGGACGATGCTCCGTTCATCCAGCGGTTCATTGAAAGTGCGGAACAAGAGAGCCCACCCGAGCGCGAGCGGATTTTGAGCCGCCTGGATCTGGACGATTCGCTCGACGATCAGCTCTCACTCCTGCCGAGGCAACGATTGCGCGGCGCCTTTCTCGGGCGGAACTCGAAGGCCCACTGGCTCATCGCGGGCCTGACCATCGTCGTGTACATGGCCTTCTTCATGTTCCTCGCGTCCGGCGGGTCGGCCAAGCCGGTCCAGGTGCTGCTCGTCGGGTTGTTCACATCGACCGTGGGCGTCGGCTTCCTGCTGCTGATTCAAATCCTCGCGGCCGTCGCGGGGGGAGGAATGATTGTCAGGGGTGGGATTCTCACGCTGATCTTGTTCGTTTTCAAATTGATCGCCTTTTCTTACAACGCCGCCTTGGACCCCGAGAACGGGTTCCTACTCAGCTTCCTGGGCTTCACGCTGGGCGTCGGCCTGTTGGAGGAGTTCGTCAAAAGCGTGGCCCTTTTCTGGCACCGCGCGGCCGCCGAAGGCCGCGGGTGGCGCGGGCTGTTCATCTGGGGCCTCGCGTCGGGCGCCGGCTTCGGCATCGCCGAGGGCATCATGTACTCCGGCAACTACTACAACGGGATCTCCGGCCCGGGCATTTACGTCGTTCGCTTCCTGTCGTGCGTCGCCCTGCACGCGATCTGGTCGGGGTCGGTGGCGATCTTTCTTTACCAGAAGCGCGACCTGTTCGGTGCCGTCGACCACTGGTACGAATGGATCTTCCCAACCCTCTTCGTGATCGCCGTCCCGGTGTTACTGCACGGGCTCTACGACACCTGCCTGAAGAAAGAGATGAACGCCGTGGCACTCCTGGTCGCGTTCGCGAGCTTCGGCTATCTCGCGTTCCTCTTCAGTCGACTCCAGAGCGTCGACGACCGGATCGCGAACAAGGCCATGCTCCGTGAATACGAGCGCCGAAAAGCGATGATGACGTGA
- a CDS encoding polysaccharide biosynthesis protein: MSARAGVTVGLAGNAHMEVKRGPILFRCDATPEQGYEAFYQCLSLAAALQRRRRGTQFLSYLEPLSLAQVIHRGNNDWTPAESALGAIGDLDATLREVRRTAPAAVVVAGATATADYMAAIAETGTKVLALDNAAAIEFPCAIVVNPLLAPGMKAYRYQRGTQLLLGRKFALVRGVFRRQRTIRATEQPGPFRALVAFGDDDFADQTMIRTQQLLEMAKVDKISIACRTHHPRYHELRDLAEDSGGRVEVVTEPKELMTRLVRAHFALTSGDAWALEMCCVGIPQLVLPAQPAHTLTAKRMDDEGAATFLGAATDVTYEQLEEAIGVVLDDPMERLGMSRCARNLIDGRGGDRIVNGLEIILHSPRVRQPAQLRIAA; this comes from the coding sequence GTGTCCGCCCGCGCCGGTGTCACCGTAGGACTCGCAGGGAACGCGCACATGGAAGTGAAGCGTGGGCCGATTTTGTTTCGTTGCGACGCCACCCCGGAACAGGGGTACGAGGCGTTCTACCAGTGCCTGTCGTTGGCCGCGGCCCTCCAGCGGCGGCGGCGGGGGACGCAGTTCCTCAGCTACCTCGAACCGCTGTCGCTGGCCCAGGTGATCCACCGCGGGAACAACGACTGGACGCCGGCGGAGTCCGCCTTGGGCGCGATCGGCGACCTGGACGCGACCCTCCGGGAAGTCCGTCGGACGGCTCCCGCGGCGGTCGTGGTGGCGGGGGCGACCGCGACCGCGGACTACATGGCCGCGATCGCCGAGACCGGGACCAAGGTGCTGGCACTCGACAACGCGGCCGCCATCGAGTTCCCGTGCGCGATCGTGGTCAACCCGCTGCTCGCCCCGGGCATGAAGGCGTACCGCTACCAGCGCGGGACGCAGCTCCTCCTCGGGCGGAAGTTCGCCCTGGTCCGCGGGGTGTTCCGCCGGCAGCGGACGATCCGGGCGACCGAGCAGCCCGGCCCCTTCCGGGCACTGGTCGCGTTCGGCGACGACGATTTCGCCGACCAGACCATGATCCGGACGCAGCAGCTTCTGGAGATGGCCAAGGTCGACAAGATCAGCATCGCCTGCCGGACACACCACCCGCGGTACCACGAACTCCGCGACCTGGCCGAGGACAGCGGGGGGCGGGTCGAGGTGGTGACTGAGCCGAAGGAGCTGATGACCCGGCTCGTCCGGGCCCACTTCGCCCTCACTTCGGGCGACGCTTGGGCGCTGGAGATGTGTTGCGTCGGTATCCCGCAACTGGTGCTCCCGGCCCAGCCGGCGCACACGCTGACCGCCAAACGGATGGACGACGAGGGCGCCGCGACGTTCCTCGGGGCGGCGACGGATGTGACCTACGAGCAATTGGAAGAGGCCATCGGCGTGGTCCTCGACGACCCGATGGAGCGGCTCGGCATGTCCCGGTGTGCCCGGAACCTGATCGACGGCCGGGGCGGTGACCGCATCGTGAATGGCTTGGAGATCATCCTCCACAGCCCGCGCGTCCGTCAGCCCGCCCAGTTGCGGATCGCGGCGTAG
- a CDS encoding DUF1552 domain-containing protein: MSNILSQRWLLDRRHFLRGAGATVALPLLDAMTPLRAAPAAGEKPRRSVFVYIPNGVNGMAWQVTKPGRGYDLSPSLKPLEKHRDDFTVFSGLHHPNGLGQAHVCADTWLTGARIDAQNARKYENTVSCDQLMAEVAGVQTRFPSLELSISSGTGQPGNSTTLAFSRDGVPLPAEDNPRHVFNRLFGEEAGGAAAQRARLIKRRSVLDAVHDDASALRRELGADDRAKLDEYLHSVRDVEQRAARLDAWLTVPKPKIDPKLAAPFQRDVSKAQAGEYWRTMFDLIVLALRTDMTRVVTYMNGSEGNGLAIPEIGITQARHNLSHHNGDPVVLDRLAKSDAFLTRMFAGFLDQLKSIQDGGEPLLDRTMVLFGSGMSYGHSHANSNLPILLAGGRGLGLKHGQHLDYNHPKGHAYTLGYEEWMGLCGRPRDDKARLSNVMLTMLQKMGVRTEKFVDSTGAVSEVTA; the protein is encoded by the coding sequence ATGAGCAATATTCTCTCGCAGCGCTGGCTCCTCGACCGCCGGCACTTCCTCCGCGGCGCCGGCGCCACGGTGGCCCTGCCGCTCTTGGACGCCATGACGCCGCTGCGGGCGGCCCCGGCGGCCGGGGAGAAGCCGCGGCGGAGCGTGTTCGTTTACATCCCGAACGGCGTCAACGGCATGGCCTGGCAGGTCACGAAGCCCGGCCGAGGGTACGACCTGTCGCCGTCGCTGAAGCCGCTGGAAAAGCACCGGGACGACTTCACCGTTTTCAGCGGGCTGCACCACCCGAACGGGCTCGGCCAGGCCCACGTCTGCGCGGACACCTGGCTCACCGGCGCGCGGATCGACGCCCAGAACGCCCGCAAGTACGAGAACACCGTCTCCTGCGACCAGCTCATGGCCGAGGTCGCGGGCGTGCAGACCCGGTTCCCGTCACTGGAGTTGTCCATCAGTTCGGGCACCGGGCAGCCCGGCAACTCGACCACCCTGGCCTTCTCCCGCGACGGCGTCCCGCTGCCGGCCGAGGACAACCCGCGGCACGTCTTCAACCGCCTGTTCGGTGAAGAAGCGGGCGGGGCCGCCGCCCAGCGAGCCCGGCTCATCAAGCGGCGGAGCGTCCTCGACGCCGTCCACGACGACGCCAGCGCACTCCGCCGGGAACTGGGGGCCGACGACCGGGCGAAGCTCGACGAGTACCTGCACTCCGTCCGCGACGTGGAACAGCGGGCGGCCCGGCTCGACGCGTGGCTGACGGTGCCGAAGCCGAAGATCGACCCGAAGCTGGCCGCCCCGTTCCAGCGGGACGTGTCGAAGGCCCAGGCCGGCGAATACTGGCGGACCATGTTCGACCTGATCGTCCTCGCCCTGCGGACGGACATGACGCGGGTGGTGACGTACATGAACGGGAGCGAGGGCAACGGCCTCGCCATCCCCGAGATCGGCATCACCCAGGCCCGGCACAACCTGTCCCACCACAACGGCGACCCGGTCGTCCTCGACCGCCTGGCCAAGAGCGACGCCTTTCTGACGCGGATGTTCGCCGGCTTCCTCGACCAGTTGAAATCCATCCAGGACGGCGGCGAACCGCTGCTCGACCGGACGATGGTGCTGTTCGGCAGCGGCATGAGCTACGGCCACAGTCACGCGAACAGCAACCTGCCCATCCTCCTCGCCGGCGGCCGCGGCTTGGGCCTCAAGCACGGCCAGCACCTCGACTACAATCACCCCAAGGGCCACGCCTACACCCTGGGCTACGAGGAGTGGATGGGGCTGTGCGGCCGGCCGCGGGACGACAAAGCCCGACTCAGCAATGTGATGCTGACGATGCTGCAAAAGATGGGCGTACGGACGGAGAAGTTTGTGGACAGCACCGGGGCTGTGTCGGAGGTGACGGCGTGA
- a CDS encoding ParB/RepB/Spo0J family partition protein: MSATTMRLGRGLDALLGNGATGPNTTADRQAAARVDQIRENPFQPRKRFDDDELKELTDSVRTHGILQPLVVRSVGDHFQLIAGERRLRAATAAGLTTVPVHVVEFNDQQVYEAALVENVQRTDLNPIEKAHAFKDYLDRFGMTQEQLGTRLGLNRTTVSTFINLLNLHADVQNAVRLGQISLGHAKLLRGADPERQVALCKEVILKNLSVHGLEQHIKEQKAQEQAAAAGRTAEPREAGEKVEKTAHVMSLENEIRQRLAVKFEIRVKNQDKGQIVIGFETNDDFERIIEALRK; the protein is encoded by the coding sequence ATGAGTGCAACAACGATGCGGCTCGGCCGCGGGCTGGACGCGCTGTTGGGGAACGGCGCGACGGGCCCGAATACGACGGCCGACCGCCAGGCCGCGGCTCGGGTCGACCAGATCCGGGAAAACCCGTTCCAGCCGCGGAAGCGGTTCGACGACGACGAACTCAAAGAACTCACCGACAGCGTCCGGACCCACGGCATCCTGCAACCGCTGGTCGTCCGCAGCGTCGGCGACCACTTCCAACTCATCGCCGGCGAACGCCGCCTCCGCGCCGCCACGGCCGCCGGGCTGACGACCGTCCCGGTTCACGTGGTCGAGTTCAACGACCAGCAGGTGTACGAAGCCGCCCTGGTCGAGAACGTCCAGCGGACGGACCTGAACCCGATCGAAAAGGCCCATGCCTTCAAGGACTACCTCGACCGCTTCGGGATGACGCAGGAGCAACTCGGCACCCGCCTCGGGCTGAACCGCACGACGGTCAGCACCTTTATCAACCTCCTGAACCTGCACGCGGACGTCCAGAACGCCGTCCGCCTCGGGCAGATCAGCCTGGGACACGCGAAGCTGCTCCGGGGTGCCGACCCCGAGCGGCAGGTCGCCCTGTGCAAGGAAGTAATCCTGAAGAACCTGTCCGTCCACGGGCTCGAGCAGCACATCAAGGAGCAGAAAGCGCAAGAGCAGGCCGCGGCGGCCGGCCGGACCGCGGAACCGCGGGAGGCGGGCGAGAAGGTCGAGAAGACTGCCCACGTCATGAGCCTGGAAAACGAGATCCGCCAGCGGCTCGCCGTGAAGTTCGAGATCCGGGTGAAGAACCAGGACAAGGGTCAGATCGTGATCGGCTTCGAGACCAACGACGATTTCGAGCGCATCATTGAGGCTCTGCGGAAGTAG
- a CDS encoding DUF1559 domain-containing protein, with product MGAGGSSNLRGFDPTDLPLYSDQRPFAGHTGGTQAALADGSVRFIRSELEPTKLAAAITIDGGEPFDLD from the coding sequence GTGGGCGCGGGCGGTTCGTCGAACTTGCGCGGGTTCGACCCCACCGACCTGCCGCTCTACAGCGACCAGCGGCCGTTCGCCGGCCACACCGGCGGAACGCAAGCCGCGCTGGCCGACGGCTCCGTTCGGTTCATCCGCTCCGAGCTCGAACCAACCAAGCTGGCGGCCGCCATCACCATCGACGGGGGAGAGCCGTTCGACTTGGACTGA
- a CDS encoding fused DSP-PTPase phosphatase/NAD kinase-like protein: MPVRFRSVWTAIAAAWAACRAADARVVRGWVLGTLIVAAAGGTVYTYYRASYTHSRRLRVVTDGEFYRSGQLTASGFREAFRRYGIRTVINLQEEDRDPLLPEQWQGKPTVSESDVCKASGVKYVSLDGGALDEPNGFPGSRPAIIDEFLAVLDDKVKYPHPVLIHCKAGLHRTGLLTAIYRMEYEECTKPAAIHEMRANGFGTHDATDGNLYLEKLIFPFVPHERRK, encoded by the coding sequence ATGCCGGTGCGATTCCGATCAGTGTGGACGGCGATCGCGGCCGCTTGGGCCGCGTGCCGGGCGGCCGACGCCCGTGTCGTCCGCGGGTGGGTACTCGGCACGCTGATCGTGGCGGCCGCGGGCGGGACCGTCTACACGTATTACCGCGCCTCGTACACACACTCCCGCCGGCTCCGGGTGGTCACGGACGGGGAGTTCTACCGCAGCGGGCAGCTCACCGCGAGCGGGTTCCGGGAAGCCTTCCGGCGCTACGGCATCCGGACCGTGATTAACCTTCAGGAAGAAGACCGCGACCCGCTCCTGCCTGAACAATGGCAGGGCAAACCGACCGTGTCCGAGAGCGACGTGTGTAAGGCCAGCGGCGTGAAGTATGTTTCCCTCGACGGCGGGGCACTCGACGAACCGAACGGCTTCCCGGGCAGCCGTCCCGCTATCATCGACGAGTTTCTGGCTGTCCTGGACGATAAGGTGAAGTACCCCCACCCGGTTCTGATCCACTGCAAGGCCGGGTTGCACCGGACCGGCTTACTGACGGCTATTTACCGGATGGAATACGAGGAATGCACGAAGCCCGCGGCGATCCACGAGATGCGGGCCAACGGGTTCGGGACGCACGACGCGACCGACGGAAATCTCTACCTGGAAAAGCTCATCTTCCCGTTTGTGCCGCACGAGCGGCGGAAGTAA